The Glycine soja cultivar W05 chromosome 6, ASM419377v2, whole genome shotgun sequence genome has a window encoding:
- the LOC114416451 gene encoding carbonic anhydrase 2-like: MAKSSELAIEELKKLLRDKEEFDAVAAAKVEELIAELQGCGPRPYEPAVQRIVDGFTHFKINNFDKNSDLYSQLANGQSPKYLVFSCSDSRVSATTILNFQPGEAFMVRNIANMVPPFNQLRYSGVGAAIEYAITALKVPNILVIGHSRCGGIQRLMSHPEDGSSPFDFIDDWVKIGLPAKLKVLKEYEGYDFKEQCKFCEKESVNNSLVNLKTYPYVEKGIRNKNIALLGGYYDFVIGEFKLWKYESHITEPISIPLCTH; the protein is encoded by the exons ATGGCAAAGTCATCTGAGCTGGCCATTGAAGAGCTGAAGAAGCTTCTCAG AGACAAGGAGGAATTTGATGCCGTGGCGGCTGCAAAAGTTGAGGAGCTTATAGCTGAGTTGCAGGGATGTGGCCCGCGTCCATATGAGCCTGCTGTGCAAAGAATCGTAGACGGATTTACTCACTTCAAGATCAACAATTTCGA CAAGAACTCGGATCTGTACAGCCAACTTGCTAATGGCCAAAGCCCCAAG TATCTGGTGTTTTCTTGTTCTGACTCTCGAGTGAGTGCCACTACTATCCTCAACTTCCAACCTGGAGAAGCTTTCATGGTACGCAACATTGCTAACATGGTCCCTCCATTTAATCAG CTAAGGTACAGTGGAGTTGGTGCAGCCATTGAGTATGCTATCACGGCTCTTAAG gTGCCAAACATCCTGGTCATTGGACATAGTCGCTGTGGTGGAATCCAAAGGCTTATGAGTCATCCAGAGGATGGTTCTTCTCCCTT TGACTTCATAGATGATTGGGTGAAAATTGGTTTGCCTGCCAAACTCAAGGTCCTGAAAGAATACGAAGGCTATGATTTCAAAGAACAATGCAAATTCTGTGAAAAG GAGTCAGTGAATAACTCACTAGTGAACCTGAAGACATATCCATATGTTGAAAAGGGAATAAGGAACAAGAACATAGCCCTGTTGGGGGGTTACTATGATTTTGTGATAGGAGAATTCAAGCTTTGGAAGTATGAGTCTCACATCACTGAACCCATTTCCATTCCTCTCTGTACCCATTAG
- the LOC114416452 gene encoding protein KINESIN LIGHT CHAIN-RELATED 3-like, producing MPGIVRNGVHHDEGGSNDMNGDHDSTSKEPLNLVKSPRGGSVSPQRGQGDDGANFGGDEVVEPSIEQLYENVCDMQSSDQSPSRQSFGSDGDESRIDSELRHLVGGRMREVEIMEEEVGEEKGLPEGSSSSEISSALGGLSNDKKLNQVDEIQEVQPAATSSGSSEKSIKASISMVGPDNTSPKSTSKGKIPLSKAPIPRNNGKPLRKQISGATTGVKTTKNSPMGKSVSRNRAESTAESALEKPERAPVLLKQARDLISSGDNPHKALDLALQAMKLFEKFGNEKPSLELVMCLHVTAAIYCSLGQYGEAIPILERSIEVPVIGESQQHALAKFAGHMQLGDTYAMLGQLENSTMCYTTGLEVQKQILGETDPRVGETCRYVAEANVQALQFDEAERLCQMALDIHIANNSAPSLEEAADRRLMGLICETKGNHETALEHLVLASMAMVSNDQEAEVASVDCSIGDTYLSLSRYDEAVFAYQKALTVFKTSKGENHPAVGLVFVRLADLYNRTGKIRESKSYCESALKIYENPMPGIPPEEIASGLTNISTIYESMNELEHALKLLQKALEIYNDTPGQQSTIAGIEAQMGVMYYMLGNYSKSYNTLKNAISKLRAIGEKKSSFFGIALNQMGLACVQRYALSEATELFEEAKSILEQEYGPYHPETLGVSSNLAATYDAIGRLDDAIQILEYVVNTREEKLGTANPEVDDEKRRLGELLKEAGRVRSRKTRSLENLLDGNAHAANNVVIRA from the exons ATGCCGGGAATTGTTAGAAACGGGGTTCATCATGATGAAGGTGGGAGTAATGACATGAATGGGGACCATGATTCCACCTCTAAGGAACCCTTGAATCTGGTTAAGTCCCCGAGGGGTGGTTCCGTGAGTCCGCAAAGAGGCCAGGGTGATGATGGTGCTAATTTTGGGGGTGATGAGGTAGTTGAGCCCTCCATTGAACAGCTTTATGAGAATGTGTGTGACATGCAGAGTTCCGATCAGTCGCCATCAAGGCAAAGCTTTGGATCAGATGGCGACGAGTCTAGAATTGATTCAGAGTTGAGGCATCTAGTTGGAGGACGGATGAGGGAGGTGGAGATAATGGAGGAGGAAGTGGGGGAGGAGAAAGGGCTGCCAGAAGGGAGTTCAAGTAGTGAAATATCTTCTGCATTGGGTGGCTTGTCCAATGATAAGAAGTTGAATCAGGTGGATGAGATTCAGGAGGTTCAGCCTGCAGCTACAAGTTCTGGTTCCTCAGAAAAATCTATCAAAGCATCGATTTCAATGGTGGGACCTGATAATACTTCACCCAAATCGACTTCCAAGGGAAAAATTCCTCTTTCAAAAGCTCCCATTCCAAGAAATAATGGTAAGCCTTTGAGGAAACAGATTAGTGGGGCTACTACTGGCGTGAAGACTACTAAGAATTCTCCTATGGGTAAGTCAGTGTCACGAAACCGAGCTGAGAGTACGGCTGAGTCGGCATTAGAGAAACCTGAGCGGGCACCGGTATTGCTAAAGCAAGCAAGAGATCTGATTTCATCAGGAGATAATCCACATAAGGCTCTTGACTTGGCTCTTCAAGCAATGAAACTATTTGAGAAGTTTGGTAATGAGAAACCAAGTTTGGAGCTGGTTATGTGTTTACATGTTACAGCAGCGATATATTGCAGTTTGGGTCAATATGGTGAGGCAATTCCGATTCTTGAGCGCTCAATTGAGGTTCCTGTTATTGGGGAAAGCCAACAACACGCCCTTGCTAAATTTGCTGGTCACATGCAATTGGGAGACACCTATGCTATGCTGGGCCAGCTTGAGAATTCAACAATGTGCTACACCACTGGGTTAGAAGTTCAGAAGCAGATTTTGGGAGAGACAGACCCTAGGGTTGGTGAAACTTGCCGGTATGTGGCTGAAGCTAATGTTCAAGCTTTGCAATTTGATGAAGCAGAGAGGCTGTGTCAAATGGCTCTTGACATTCATATAGCAAATAATTCAGCTCCATCTCTTGAAGAGGCAGCTGATAGGAGGCTCATGGGCCTTATATGTGAGACAAAGGGAAATCATGAAACAGCTCTTGAGCATCTTGTTTTAGCAAGCATGGCAATGGTAAGTAACGACCAAGAAGCAGAAGTGGCATCTGTTGACTGCAGCATTGGAGACACATACTTATCCTTGTCTCGATATGATGAGGCTGTCTTTGCATATCAGAAAGCGCTAACAGTTTTCAAGACCAGCAAAGGAGAGAATCACCCAGCAGTGGGATTAGTCTTTGTACGTTTGGCGGACCTGTATAACAGGACAGGGAAGATAAGGGAATCGAAATCATATTGCGAGAGTGCACTTAAAATATATGAGAATCCAATGCCTGGAATTCCTCCGGAGGAGATTGCCAGTGGTCTTACGAATATCTCAACTATCTACGAGTCAATGAATGAGCTTGAACATGCACTCAAGTTACTGCAGAAAGCACTAGAGATATATAATGATACCCCTGGTCAGCAAAGCACAATAGCTGGAATTGAAGCTCAGATGGGAGTCATGTACTACATGTTGGGGAACTATTCCAAATCCTACAACACTTTGAAGAATGCTATTTCAAAGCTTCGTGCTATTGGAGAAAAGAAATCATCCTTCTTTGGTATTGCTCTTAATCAAATGGGACTCGCCTGTGTGCAGCGTTATGCCTTAAGTGAGGCTACAGAATTATTTGAAGAAGCAAAGAGTATTTTGGAACAAGAATATGGACCGTATCACCCAGAAACACTTGGGGTCTCTAGTAATCTTGCTGCCACGTATGATGCAATTGGCAG GCTGGACGATGCAATACAAATTCTGGAGTACGTTGTTAACACGAGGGAGGAAAAACTCGGGACCGCAAATCCTGAGGTGGATGATGAGAAGAGAAGGCTGGGTGAGTTGTTGAAGGAAGCAGGTAGAGTTCGGAGCAGAAAAACCAGGTCACTTGAGAACCTTCTTGATGGCAATGCTCACGCTGCAAACAACGTTGTCATCAGGGCATGA